Proteins found in one Actinokineospora alba genomic segment:
- a CDS encoding LysE family translocator produces MWLLVFLGAAFLVAMTPGANNLLGMHHGMRYGPASGVTGLFGRLTGFAILIAAVAAGLGSLLAASEHALTVIKWVGVAYLVWIGARILYTSFRAGAFTAADDVTTAPSLFALARKEFITAVTNPKAVLIFTAFVPQFIDPARGQVTAQVLTLGAVYLVAELAAGSIYVGIGAIVRAVRMSKRAQRNLDRGTGVILLGMAGMLASSPR; encoded by the coding sequence ATGTGGCTGCTCGTCTTCCTCGGCGCCGCCTTCCTGGTCGCCATGACCCCGGGGGCGAACAACCTGCTCGGCATGCACCACGGCATGCGCTACGGCCCCGCGAGCGGTGTCACCGGCCTCTTCGGCAGGCTCACCGGCTTCGCCATCCTTATCGCCGCCGTGGCCGCGGGGCTGGGCAGCCTGCTCGCCGCCTCCGAGCACGCCCTCACGGTCATCAAATGGGTCGGCGTCGCGTACCTGGTCTGGATCGGCGCCCGGATCCTCTACACGAGCTTCCGCGCAGGCGCCTTCACCGCGGCCGACGACGTGACAACGGCACCGAGCCTCTTCGCGCTCGCGAGGAAAGAGTTCATCACGGCGGTCACCAACCCGAAGGCCGTCTTGATCTTCACCGCGTTCGTCCCGCAGTTCATCGACCCCGCTCGCGGCCAGGTCACGGCCCAGGTTCTCACCCTGGGCGCGGTCTACCTGGTGGCCGAGTTGGCGGCGGGAAGCATCTACGTCGGCATCGGCGCGATCGTCCGCGCGGTCCGCATGAGCAAGCGTGCCCAGCGCAACCTGGACCGGGGCACAGGTGTGATTCTGCTGGGAATGGCCGGGATGTTAGCTTCATCACCGCGTTAG
- a CDS encoding GNAT family N-acetyltransferase, with protein MIVRLTPLDEALTEDLLTVAVAYAEPDDVMPPVEGPPGWTDARRTAFRAFHRSHADGAKGTLMYAIQLRGETVGMIRLRRLEEPGTAETGMWLGRHMRSQGIGVDALRILLDIAAEAGIQKVRADTTPDNTAAIRALTRCGATLTTTPTKVTAEIPTHPTA; from the coding sequence GTGATCGTTCGACTGACCCCGCTCGACGAAGCCCTGACCGAGGACCTCCTGACGGTCGCCGTGGCCTACGCCGAGCCCGATGACGTGATGCCGCCCGTCGAGGGCCCACCCGGTTGGACCGACGCCCGGCGAACCGCGTTCCGCGCCTTCCACCGCTCCCACGCCGACGGCGCCAAGGGCACGCTGATGTACGCGATCCAGCTGCGCGGGGAAACGGTCGGAATGATCCGCCTCCGGCGCCTGGAGGAACCTGGGACGGCCGAGACGGGCATGTGGCTCGGCAGGCACATGCGCAGCCAGGGAATCGGCGTGGACGCCCTGCGCATCCTGTTGGACATCGCCGCCGAGGCGGGCATCCAGAAGGTCCGGGCGGACACCACACCGGACAACACAGCGGCCATCAGGGCCCTCACTCGCTGCGGGGCCACCCTGACCACCACCCCGACCAAGGTGACCGCCGAAATCCCCACCCACCCCACGGCCTGA
- the rplO gene encoding 50S ribosomal protein L15 produces MMSIKIHHLRPAPGAKRDKIRVGRGEGSKGKTAGRGTKGTKARKNVPARFEGGQMPIQMRLPKLKGFKNRFRTEYQVVNVGDVAVAFPDGGAVGIPDLVQAGLVRKNSLVKILGNGDLNGVKLDITADKFSSSAVEKLNAGGGSAIALV; encoded by the coding sequence CTGATGTCGATCAAAATCCACCACCTGCGTCCGGCCCCCGGCGCCAAGCGCGACAAGATCCGTGTCGGTCGCGGTGAAGGCTCCAAGGGCAAGACGGCTGGTCGCGGTACCAAGGGCACCAAGGCGCGCAAGAACGTCCCCGCGCGCTTCGAGGGTGGCCAGATGCCGATCCAGATGCGGCTCCCGAAGCTCAAGGGCTTCAAGAACCGCTTCCGGACCGAGTACCAGGTCGTCAACGTCGGAGACGTCGCTGTGGCGTTCCCCGATGGCGGCGCCGTCGGTATCCCGGACCTGGTGCAGGCCGGTCTCGTCCGCAAGAACTCGCTCGTGAAGATCCTCGGCAACGGGGACCTGAACGGCGTCAAGCTGGACATCACTGCTGACAAGTTCTCCAGCAGCGCTGTGGAGAAGCTCAACGCCGGTGGCGGTTCCGCCATCGCGCTGGTCTGA
- the rpmD gene encoding 50S ribosomal protein L30: MAQLKVTQIKSTIGTKRNHRESLRTLGLRKIRQSTVREDTPEVRGLIHCVRHLVVVEEVDA, encoded by the coding sequence ATGGCACAGCTCAAGGTGACCCAGATCAAGAGCACCATCGGCACGAAGCGCAACCACCGTGAGTCCCTCCGGACTCTCGGCCTGCGCAAGATTCGTCAGTCGACGGTGCGCGAGGACACCCCTGAGGTGCGTGGCCTGATCCACTGTGTCCGCCACCTCGTAGTCGTTGAGGAGGTCGACGCCTGA
- the rpsE gene encoding 30S ribosomal protein S5 has protein sequence MPGRTRQFGGQGGPGGQGGQGGGQGGERGERRGRGDRRDGGGRGQAQEKSPHLERVVAINRVAKVVKGGRRFSFTALVVVGDGDGMVGVGYGKAKEVPAAIAKGVEEAKKNFFRVPRIGGTIPHPIQGEKAAGVVLLRPASAGTGVIAGGPVRAVLECAGVHDVLSKSLGSDNAINIVHATVAALKGLQRPEEVAARRGLPLEDVAPAGMLRARAAAAAAGQVG, from the coding sequence ATGCCGGGACGTACGCGGCAGTTCGGCGGCCAGGGCGGACCTGGCGGCCAGGGCGGCCAGGGCGGTGGCCAGGGCGGCGAGCGTGGCGAGCGTCGCGGTCGCGGCGACCGTCGCGATGGTGGCGGTCGTGGTCAGGCTCAGGAGAAGAGCCCGCACCTCGAGCGCGTTGTGGCGATCAACCGCGTCGCCAAGGTCGTGAAGGGTGGTCGTCGCTTCAGCTTCACCGCCCTGGTCGTGGTCGGTGACGGCGACGGCATGGTCGGTGTCGGCTACGGCAAGGCCAAGGAGGTGCCCGCCGCGATCGCGAAGGGTGTGGAGGAAGCCAAGAAGAACTTCTTCCGCGTCCCGCGTATCGGTGGCACCATCCCGCACCCCATCCAGGGCGAGAAGGCTGCCGGCGTGGTGCTCCTGCGCCCGGCCAGCGCCGGTACCGGTGTTATCGCCGGTGGCCCGGTTCGCGCCGTGCTGGAGTGCGCGGGCGTCCACGACGTGCTGTCGAAGTCGCTGGGTAGCGACAACGCCATCAACATCGTGCACGCCACCGTTGCGGCCCTCAAGGGTCTGCAGCGTCCGGAAGAGGTCGCGGCCCGTCGTGGCCTCCCCCTCGAGGACGTCGCTCCGGCAGGCATGCTCCGCGCCCGTGCGGCGGCCGCGGCCGCTGGGCAGGTGGGATGA
- the rplR gene encoding 50S ribosomal protein L18, protein MSEATITKRKPVGTDVSTKRRVSKTRRHFRLRKKISGTPERPRLVVHRSARHITVQIVDDLAGRTLASATSLEADVRAVDGDKKARSAKVGELVAGRAKDAGISAVVFDRGGNKYTGRIAALADAARGAGLEF, encoded by the coding sequence ATGAGCGAAGCGACTATCACGAAGCGCAAGCCGGTGGGCACCGATGTGTCCACCAAGCGCCGCGTCTCGAAGACCCGCAGGCACTTCCGGCTCCGCAAGAAGATCAGCGGTACGCCGGAGCGTCCTCGCCTGGTCGTTCACCGGTCGGCGCGGCACATCACCGTGCAGATCGTCGACGACCTCGCGGGCCGCACGCTCGCGTCGGCAACCTCCCTCGAGGCGGATGTCCGCGCGGTCGACGGCGACAAGAAGGCCCGTTCGGCCAAGGTCGGCGAGCTGGTTGCCGGTCGGGCCAAGGACGCCGGCATCTCCGCGGTCGTGTTCGACCGCGGCGGCAACAAGTACACCGGCCGTATCGCGGCGCTGGCCGACGCGGCCCGCGGCGCGGGGCTGGAGTTCTGA
- the rplF gene encoding 50S ribosomal protein L6 has product MSRIGRLPIPVPAGVDINIDGQNVSVKGPKGTLALTVSEPIVVERAEDGTLEVKRPNDERQSRALHGLTRSLVNNLVVGVTEGYEKKLEIHGVGYRVMAKGSDLEFALGFSHPVKVVAPEGITFTVESPTKFSVSGIDKQRVGEIAANIRKLRKPDPYKGKGVRYSGEKIRRKVGKTGK; this is encoded by the coding sequence ATGTCTCGCATCGGAAGGCTTCCGATCCCCGTCCCGGCTGGGGTCGACATCAACATCGACGGTCAGAACGTCAGCGTGAAGGGCCCCAAGGGCACCCTGGCACTCACCGTCTCGGAGCCCATTGTCGTCGAGCGCGCCGAGGACGGCACGCTTGAGGTCAAGCGCCCCAACGACGAGCGGCAGAGCCGTGCGCTGCACGGTCTGACCCGTTCGCTTGTCAACAACCTGGTCGTCGGTGTCACCGAGGGCTACGAGAAGAAGCTTGAGATCCACGGCGTCGGTTACCGCGTCATGGCGAAGGGTTCGGACCTCGAGTTCGCGCTCGGCTTCAGCCACCCGGTGAAGGTCGTCGCCCCCGAGGGCATCACCTTCACCGTGGAGAGCCCCACCAAGTTCTCCGTCTCGGGTATCGACAAGCAGCGAGTCGGCGAAATCGCCGCCAACATCCGCAAGCTGCGCAAGCCCGACCCGTACAAGGGCAAGGGCGTCCGGTACTCCGGCGAGAAGATCCGCCGCAAGGTCGGAAAGACGGGTAAGTGA